A region of Rhizobium grahamii DNA encodes the following proteins:
- a CDS encoding NAD-dependent epimerase/dehydratase family protein — protein MKIAVMGGDGFIGWPTSLHLSDLGHDVHILDNLSRRWIDTELGVQSLTPMDSIQERTRIWHAETGRRIHFNLIDLAKDYELLKKWLADNRPDAIIHFAEQRAAPYSMKSDRHKNYTVNNNVNGTHNLLNALVELQLDAHLIHLGTMGVYGYSTVGAAIPEGYLPVGVEIANGETVSQEILYPSNPGSIYHMTKCLDQLLFQFYAKNDGLRITDLHQGIVWGTHTKQTRRHPQLVNRFDYDGDYGTVLNRFLIQAAIGYPLTVHGTGGQTRAFIHIQDSVRCIELALNNPPARGARVEIFNQMTETHRVRDLAEMIARMSGAEIAWLPNPRKEAPENELIVKNDKFRNLGLDPITLQAGLLSEIVDVAKKFAYRVDRSRVPAVSAWTKDIAATIDHDPEGKRLKSVS, from the coding sequence ATGAAGATTGCAGTGATGGGCGGAGACGGATTTATCGGCTGGCCAACATCATTGCATCTCTCGGACCTGGGCCATGACGTCCATATACTCGACAACCTTTCCCGGCGATGGATCGATACGGAACTGGGCGTCCAGTCGCTGACGCCGATGGATTCGATCCAGGAGCGCACCCGCATATGGCACGCCGAAACCGGCCGGCGCATCCACTTCAACCTGATCGATCTCGCCAAGGACTACGAGCTCTTGAAGAAGTGGCTTGCCGACAACCGTCCGGATGCCATCATTCATTTCGCCGAGCAGCGCGCCGCGCCCTATTCGATGAAGAGCGACCGCCACAAGAACTACACGGTCAACAACAACGTAAACGGCACGCATAATCTCCTGAATGCGCTTGTCGAGCTTCAGCTTGACGCGCATCTGATCCATCTCGGCACCATGGGCGTCTATGGCTACTCCACGGTCGGAGCTGCTATCCCCGAAGGCTATCTTCCGGTCGGGGTCGAGATCGCGAACGGCGAGACCGTCAGCCAGGAGATCCTCTACCCCTCCAATCCGGGCTCGATCTATCACATGACGAAGTGCCTGGATCAGCTGCTGTTCCAGTTCTATGCCAAGAATGACGGTCTGAGGATAACGGATCTGCACCAGGGGATCGTCTGGGGCACCCACACGAAACAGACGCGCCGCCATCCGCAACTCGTCAATCGCTTCGACTACGATGGCGATTACGGAACAGTGCTGAACCGCTTCCTCATCCAGGCGGCCATCGGATATCCGCTGACCGTGCACGGCACCGGCGGGCAGACCCGCGCCTTCATCCACATTCAGGATTCCGTGCGCTGCATCGAGCTCGCGCTGAACAACCCGCCGGCGCGCGGTGCACGGGTCGAGATCTTCAACCAGATGACGGAGACACATCGGGTCCGCGATCTGGCGGAGATGATCGCCCGGATGAGCGGCGCCGAGATCGCCTGGCTGCCAAACCCGCGCAAGGAAGCCCCCGAGAATGAGCTCATCGTCAAGAACGACAAGTTCCGCAACCTCGGCCTTGATCCAATCACCTTGCAGGCCGGGCTTCTGAGCGAGATTGTCGACGTCGCGAAGAAGTTCGCCTACCGCGTTGACCGATCCCGCGTTCCCGCCGTTTCAGCCTGGACAAAAGACATCGCCGCGACGATCGACCATGATCCGGAAGGCAAGAGGCTGAAGTCCGTTTCATGA
- the tolR gene encoding protein TolR yields the protein MGAPSGGGGGGGRGGRRRGGHRGGAISEINVTPLVDVMLVLLIIFMVAAPMMTVGVPVDLPETQAKALNSETQPITISVKNDGQVFLQETPIPAEEIAAKLEAIATTGYNERIFVRGDATAPYGVIADVMARIQGAGYKNIGLVTQEKKGP from the coding sequence ATGGGTGCTCCAAGCGGTGGCGGAGGCGGCGGTGGCCGCGGTGGTCGTCGTCGCGGCGGCCACAGAGGCGGTGCCATCTCCGAAATCAACGTGACGCCGCTGGTCGACGTCATGCTGGTGCTTTTGATCATCTTTATGGTCGCTGCACCGATGATGACGGTCGGCGTGCCGGTCGACCTGCCGGAAACGCAGGCCAAGGCGCTGAATTCCGAAACGCAGCCGATCACGATCTCGGTCAAGAACGACGGCCAGGTGTTCCTGCAGGAAACGCCGATCCCGGCCGAGGAAATTGCCGCGAAGCTCGAGGCAATCGCAACGACCGGCTACAATGAGCGCATCTTCGTTCGCGGCGATGCGACCGCGCCCTATGGCGTGATCGCCGATGTCATGGCCCGCATCCAGGGTGCCGGCTACAAGAACATCGGCCTCGTCACCCAAGAGAAGAAGGGCCCGTAG
- the ybgF gene encoding tol-pal system protein YbgF, translated as MKKFVVAGMLCLATVAGAGQSANATSLFGWNVGGKPADRQQNAPVVNVQAAGGAEVRIQQLEEQLRQLNGRIEEMSFQLLQMQETIRKAQEDNEFRFQELEKGGGSAAGGSSKPMKKSEADLPASNQTAQGGDDVARTIQANRGAETAPSTDVPENTGLGQPPKQLGSIDFDQGGNQVGGTVNPGAEVGSSPLPNVDAGKASQTASLGSESDQYKAAYGHVLSGDYGTAEQEFTQYISQYPSSARAADANFWLGEALYSQGKYNEAAKTFLNAHQKFGTSEKAPEMLLKLGMSLAALDNTETACATLKEVSKRYPKASRAVITKVASEQKRLAC; from the coding sequence ATGAAGAAATTTGTCGTGGCGGGCATGCTTTGCCTCGCAACGGTGGCCGGGGCGGGCCAGTCGGCGAATGCGACGTCGCTATTCGGCTGGAATGTGGGCGGCAAGCCCGCGGACCGTCAGCAGAACGCGCCGGTCGTCAACGTGCAGGCCGCGGGCGGCGCGGAAGTCCGCATTCAACAGCTCGAAGAGCAGCTTCGCCAGTTGAACGGCCGCATCGAGGAGATGAGCTTCCAGCTGCTGCAGATGCAGGAAACCATCCGCAAGGCGCAGGAAGACAACGAATTCCGCTTCCAGGAACTGGAAAAGGGTGGCGGCAGCGCGGCCGGCGGCAGCAGCAAGCCGATGAAGAAGAGCGAGGCGGATCTGCCCGCTTCGAACCAGACGGCGCAGGGTGGCGACGACGTCGCCCGCACCATCCAGGCAAACCGGGGAGCCGAGACGGCTCCCTCGACGGACGTGCCCGAAAACACCGGTCTCGGTCAGCCGCCGAAGCAGCTCGGTTCGATCGATTTCGACCAGGGCGGAAACCAGGTTGGCGGCACCGTCAATCCGGGTGCGGAGGTTGGCTCCTCGCCGCTGCCGAACGTCGATGCCGGCAAGGCGTCACAGACGGCCTCGCTTGGAAGCGAGTCCGACCAGTACAAGGCCGCATACGGTCATGTACTGTCTGGAGACTACGGCACGGCCGAGCAGGAATTCACGCAGTATATTTCCCAGTATCCGAGCAGCGCCCGCGCCGCCGATGCAAACTTCTGGCTGGGAGAGGCGCTCTATTCGCAGGGCAAGTATAACGAAGCCGCCAAGACCTTCCTGAATGCGCATCAGAAATTCGGCACGTCCGAGAAGGCGCCGGAGATGCTCTTGAAGCTCGGCATGTCGCTCGCAGCGCTCGACAACACCGAGACGGCTTGCGCAACCCTGAAGGAAGTTTCGAAGCGCTATCCGAAAGCATCGCGCGCCGTGATAACCAAGGTCGCGAGCGAACAGAAGCGTCTCGCCTGCTAA
- the ybgC gene encoding tol-pal system-associated acyl-CoA thioesterase, which yields MADKGFSISGELAEEGHRLLQRVYYEDTDFSGLVYHARYLHFLERGRTDYLRCLGVEQRELINADEEGLVFVVHRMEIDFKQPARMDDILTVLTRTEKAGGAKMVLSQEIRRDEVVLIAAKVIIAVINAKGRPRRLPDSLAKQMLIEV from the coding sequence ATGGCTGACAAGGGCTTTTCCATTTCGGGCGAACTCGCGGAAGAAGGCCACCGGCTTCTGCAGCGCGTGTACTATGAAGACACGGATTTCTCCGGCCTCGTCTATCACGCCCGCTACCTCCATTTCCTCGAGCGCGGCCGCACGGACTACCTGCGTTGCCTCGGCGTCGAGCAGCGGGAACTGATCAACGCCGACGAGGAGGGACTGGTTTTCGTCGTTCATCGCATGGAGATCGACTTCAAGCAGCCCGCACGGATGGATGACATCCTGACGGTTCTGACGCGAACGGAGAAGGCCGGCGGCGCCAAGATGGTGCTGAGCCAGGAGATCCGCAGGGACGAGGTGGTGCTGATTGCGGCAAAGGTCATCATTGCGGTCATCAATGCAAAGGGGCGTCCGCGGCGATTGCCTGATAGTTTGGCCAAGCAGATGCTGATCGAGGTGTGA
- the pal gene encoding peptidoglycan-associated lipoprotein Pal produces the protein MSRIHTPAMSRMQNFARNPVMIALVAGLALAGCANKKNMANSAGDLGLGAGAATPGSAQDFTVNVGDRIFFDTDSTSIRADAAQTLDRQAQWLGRYPKYAITVEGHADERGTREYNLALGARRAAAAKDYLASRGVPAQRMKTISYGKERPVAVCDDISCWSQNRRAVTVLGGAGM, from the coding sequence ATGAGCCGAATTCACACCCCGGCAATGAGCCGCATGCAGAATTTCGCCCGTAACCCCGTCATGATCGCGCTCGTTGCCGGTCTTGCCCTGGCAGGTTGCGCCAACAAGAAGAACATGGCCAACAGCGCCGGCGATCTCGGCCTTGGCGCCGGTGCCGCAACGCCTGGCTCTGCCCAGGACTTCACTGTCAACGTCGGCGACCGCATCTTCTTCGACACCGATAGCACCTCGATCCGTGCAGACGCTGCCCAGACGCTCGACCGTCAGGCTCAGTGGCTCGGCCGTTATCCGAAGTATGCGATCACCGTCGAAGGCCACGCCGACGAACGAGGCACGCGCGAATACAACCTTGCTCTCGGCGCTCGCCGTGCGGCTGCCGCCAAGGACTACCTCGCTTCGCGCGGCGTTCCGGCTCAGCGCATGAAGACGATTTCCTACGGCAAGGAGCGTCCGGTTGCTGTCTGCGACGACATTTCCTGCTGGTCGCAGAACCGCCGCGCCGTTACCGTTCTCGGTGGCGCAGGCATGTAA
- the tolQ gene encoding protein TolQ codes for MEQVGLAAATADVSLWSLFMQAGLVVKLVMLGLIAASVWTWAIVIDKYLAYGRARRQFDKFEQVFWSGQSLEELYRTLSERNNTGLASIFVAAMREWKKSFERGARSPIGLQMRIDRAMDVTLARESEYLSARLGSLATIGSAGPFIGLFGTVVGIMTSFQAIAGSKSTNLAVVAPGIAEALLATAIGLVAAIPAVIAYNKFSADAGKLSGRMEGFADEFSAILSRQIDEKLQPRQAAQ; via the coding sequence ATGGAACAAGTAGGATTGGCAGCAGCAACGGCCGACGTCAGCCTCTGGTCGCTGTTTATGCAGGCAGGTCTCGTCGTCAAGCTGGTCATGCTCGGGCTCATCGCAGCCTCGGTCTGGACCTGGGCGATCGTCATCGACAAATATCTGGCCTACGGTCGCGCGCGGCGCCAGTTCGACAAGTTCGAGCAGGTGTTCTGGTCCGGCCAGTCGCTGGAAGAACTTTACCGCACGCTGTCGGAGCGCAACAACACCGGCCTCGCATCGATCTTCGTCGCCGCCATGCGCGAGTGGAAGAAGTCGTTCGAACGCGGTGCGCGCTCGCCGATCGGCCTGCAGATGCGTATCGATCGCGCCATGGACGTCACGCTCGCTCGTGAATCCGAATATCTCTCCGCCCGTCTCGGCTCGCTGGCGACGATCGGTTCGGCCGGTCCGTTCATCGGTCTGTTTGGTACGGTCGTCGGTATCATGACCTCGTTCCAGGCAATCGCCGGCTCGAAGTCGACCAACCTTGCGGTCGTCGCACCGGGTATCGCTGAAGCGCTTCTGGCGACTGCGATCGGCCTCGTTGCCGCTATCCCGGCGGTTATTGCCTACAACAAGTTCTCCGCCGATGCCGGCAAGCTCTCGGGCCGCATGGAAGGCTTCGCGGACGAATTCTCCGCCATCCTTTCGCGACAAATCGACGAGAAGCTGCAGCCGCGTCAGGCCGCGCAGTAA
- the tolB gene encoding Tol-Pal system beta propeller repeat protein TolB has translation MTKCSLFRALMVAVGMVATAVVATPANALVEININKGNVEPLPIAITDFLQGDMGAQVSQVVAADLQRSGLFAPINKNAFIEKISNPDAAPRFEDWKVINAQALVTGRVTQEADGRLRAEFRLWDTFAGTQMTGQQFYTQPENWRRVAHIIADAIYKQITGEEGYFDTRVVFVSESGTKQERKRQLAIMDQDGFNVRMLTNGSDLVLTPRFSPNRQEVTYMSFANQQPRVYLLQLETGQREVVGNFPGMTFSPRFSPDGQKVVMSLQQEGNANIYTMDLRSRTTTRLTSTAAIDTSPSYSPDGGRIVFESDRGGHQQIYVMNADGSGQTRISFGDGNYSTPVWSPRGDLIAFTKQSGGKFSIGVMKPDGSGERILTTGFHNEGPTWAPNGRVIMFFRQAAGAGGPQLYSIDLTGYNEQMIKTPAYASDPAWSPLLE, from the coding sequence ATGACCAAGTGTTCTCTTTTCCGCGCCCTGATGGTTGCCGTCGGCATGGTCGCGACGGCCGTTGTCGCGACGCCAGCGAATGCGCTTGTCGAAATCAACATCAACAAGGGTAACGTCGAGCCGTTGCCGATCGCGATCACTGACTTTCTGCAGGGCGACATGGGCGCGCAGGTGTCGCAGGTGGTGGCAGCCGACCTTCAGCGCTCCGGTCTCTTCGCGCCGATCAACAAGAACGCCTTCATCGAGAAGATCTCCAATCCGGATGCCGCGCCGCGCTTCGAAGACTGGAAGGTCATCAATGCCCAGGCACTCGTAACGGGTCGCGTGACGCAGGAAGCCGATGGCCGTCTGCGCGCAGAATTCCGCCTGTGGGACACCTTTGCCGGCACGCAGATGACCGGCCAGCAGTTCTACACGCAGCCTGAAAACTGGCGCCGCGTGGCGCACATCATCGCCGATGCGATCTACAAGCAGATCACCGGCGAAGAAGGCTATTTCGATACGCGCGTCGTCTTCGTGTCCGAATCCGGGACGAAGCAGGAGCGCAAGCGCCAGCTGGCCATCATGGACCAGGACGGCTTCAACGTTCGCATGCTGACCAACGGCAGCGACCTGGTTCTGACGCCGCGCTTCTCGCCGAACCGGCAGGAAGTCACCTACATGTCATTCGCCAACCAGCAGCCGCGCGTTTACCTGCTGCAGCTGGAAACGGGACAGCGCGAAGTTGTCGGCAACTTCCCCGGCATGACCTTCTCGCCGCGCTTCTCGCCGGATGGCCAGAAGGTCGTCATGAGCCTTCAGCAGGAAGGCAATGCCAACATCTACACGATGGACCTGCGTTCGCGCACCACGACGCGCCTGACCTCGACGGCTGCGATCGATACGTCTCCTTCCTATTCGCCTGACGGCGGCCGGATCGTCTTCGAAAGCGACCGTGGCGGCCACCAGCAGATCTACGTCATGAATGCCGACGGTTCCGGCCAGACGCGTATTTCCTTTGGCGACGGCAACTATTCCACGCCGGTCTGGTCGCCGCGTGGCGATCTGATCGCCTTCACCAAACAGTCGGGCGGCAAGTTCTCGATCGGCGTGATGAAGCCGGATGGTTCGGGCGAGCGCATCCTGACCACCGGCTTCCACAATGAAGGCCCGACCTGGGCACCGAACGGCCGTGTGATCATGTTCTTCCGCCAGGCGGCGGGAGCAGGCGGTCCGCAGCTCTATTCGATCGATCTGACCGGTTACAACGAACAGATGATCAAGACCCCGGCATACGCTTCCGACCCGGCCTGGTCGCCGCTTCTGGAGTAG
- a CDS encoding TIGR00282 family metallophosphoesterase produces the protein MRLLFLGDMVGKTGRTAVWNRLPGLISDLKLDFVVVNGENAAGGFGITEDIFLETINAGADVVTTGNHVWDQKEAVAFAGRHDQFLRPANYPQGTPGRGSGLFYARNGARVLVANVMGRVFMHPELDDPFKSAEAILDACPLKEQADAIIFDFHAEATSEKQCFGHFVDGRASFVVGTHTHVPTADHQILNGGTAYLSDAGMCGDYDSSLGMDKEEPLNRFISKMPKGRMEAATGPATICGVGVEISDATGLAEKIAPLRLGPRLAETIPEFWR, from the coding sequence ATGCGACTGCTTTTTCTGGGTGACATGGTCGGTAAGACCGGACGCACCGCCGTCTGGAACCGCCTCCCCGGCCTGATTTCCGACCTGAAGCTCGATTTCGTCGTCGTCAACGGCGAGAATGCTGCCGGCGGCTTTGGCATCACCGAGGATATCTTCCTCGAGACGATCAACGCAGGCGCCGATGTCGTCACGACAGGCAACCACGTCTGGGACCAGAAGGAAGCCGTCGCCTTTGCCGGGCGTCACGACCAGTTCCTGCGGCCGGCCAATTACCCGCAAGGCACGCCGGGTCGTGGCTCGGGGCTCTTTTATGCGCGCAACGGCGCACGCGTGCTGGTCGCCAATGTCATGGGTCGCGTTTTCATGCACCCCGAACTCGATGACCCCTTCAAGTCGGCCGAAGCGATCCTCGATGCCTGCCCGCTCAAGGAGCAGGCGGACGCGATCATCTTCGACTTCCACGCCGAAGCGACCAGCGAGAAGCAGTGCTTCGGCCACTTCGTCGACGGTCGCGCCAGCTTCGTCGTCGGCACGCACACCCACGTCCCGACGGCCGATCATCAGATCCTGAACGGCGGCACCGCCTACCTGTCGGATGCCGGCATGTGCGGCGACTACGACAGTTCGCTTGGCATGGACAAGGAAGAGCCGCTGAACCGGTTCATCTCCAAGATGCCGAAGGGGCGCATGGAAGCAGCGACCGGCCCCGCCACCATCTGCGGCGTCGGCGTCGAGATCTCGGATGCGACCGGGCTCGCCGAAAAGATCGCTCCACTCAGGCTCGGTCCCCGTCTTGCCGAGACGATTCCGGAGTTCTGGCGCTAG
- a CDS encoding methyl-accepting chemotaxis protein: MSGFLSNLKIGQRVLMLAVVALVGIGAISAIFLFQRNVEAGYRAAADRLATAESEVSKLAMTILQNRRHEKDFLLRKDEASVKSFEQSTTDARQILGELRADVDAQMLDELDAIGKQYDAYAANFATLAEKNATLGLDPSKGLEGAMREAVHSIEDQLGSVKDSDLMVSMLMLRRHEKDFIIRRDAKYVAQHAEEIKSFTALAGRDLKASEVRDPIMKALIVYGAAFQKYAAVALEEADARKATSESYAVVEPMIDALKQDYASAKAATQKANDAAASRAMAFVAAALAATVIILISAVFLIGRSIARPIVSVTDAMRTLAGGNTGITVPGLGRRDEIGQMATALDVFKQAAIANRRLEEEATAARAHAEAERVRMQEEAEASAQLRLRQATSGLADGLRRLAAGDLSFRLDDPFAPDFEQLRHDLNQAVQQLGQTLAEVTGAAHSIDGGSSEISQSADDLSRRTEQQAASLEETAAALDEITANVSNSSRRADEARSVAERANGSAVHSGKIVGNAIDAMQRIEQSSLQISNIIGVIDEIAFQTNLLALNAGVEAARAGEAGKGFAVVAQEVRELAQRSALAAKEIKDLIRNSSDEVQSGVKLVRETGDALHQIGEYVASINQHMDAIATASREQSIGLAEVNTAVNQMDQVTQQNAAMVEETNAASATLAKEASRLRELISQFKVLGAEQSSALRNVAAVMAAPSPARARPAASQMKRVANGAAYQDGWDEF, encoded by the coding sequence ATGTCTGGCTTCCTGTCCAATCTCAAAATCGGTCAGCGGGTACTTATGCTCGCTGTCGTCGCACTCGTCGGTATCGGCGCGATCTCGGCCATCTTCCTGTTTCAGCGGAATGTCGAGGCCGGCTATCGGGCCGCTGCCGACCGTCTTGCGACTGCCGAGTCCGAGGTCTCGAAGCTTGCAATGACCATCCTGCAGAACCGTCGGCACGAGAAGGATTTCCTCCTTCGCAAGGACGAGGCTTCGGTCAAGAGCTTCGAGCAATCCACGACGGATGCGCGGCAGATCCTTGGCGAGCTGCGCGCCGACGTGGACGCGCAGATGCTCGATGAGCTCGATGCGATCGGAAAGCAATACGACGCCTACGCCGCCAACTTCGCTACGCTGGCAGAGAAGAACGCAACGCTCGGCCTCGATCCCTCAAAGGGTCTCGAAGGCGCAATGCGCGAGGCCGTGCATTCGATCGAGGATCAGCTTGGTTCCGTCAAGGACAGCGATCTGATGGTCAGCATGCTGATGCTGCGTCGGCATGAAAAGGATTTCATCATCCGCCGCGATGCGAAGTATGTCGCCCAGCATGCCGAGGAGATCAAAAGCTTCACGGCGCTTGCCGGACGCGATCTGAAGGCGTCCGAGGTCCGCGACCCGATCATGAAGGCACTGATCGTCTACGGCGCCGCGTTCCAGAAATACGCCGCCGTTGCGCTCGAAGAGGCCGACGCCCGTAAGGCTACATCGGAAAGCTATGCCGTCGTCGAGCCGATGATCGACGCCTTGAAGCAGGATTATGCCTCCGCGAAAGCCGCGACGCAGAAGGCCAACGACGCGGCTGCCAGCCGCGCGATGGCATTCGTTGCAGCGGCCCTTGCCGCCACAGTTATCATTCTGATCTCCGCCGTATTCCTGATCGGGCGCTCGATTGCGCGCCCGATCGTCTCTGTGACCGACGCCATGCGCACGCTCGCCGGCGGCAATACGGGAATTACCGTGCCCGGCCTTGGCCGCCGCGATGAGATCGGTCAGATGGCGACGGCCCTTGATGTGTTCAAGCAGGCAGCGATCGCAAACCGACGCCTGGAAGAGGAAGCGACAGCAGCCCGCGCGCATGCGGAAGCCGAGCGCGTCAGGATGCAGGAGGAAGCAGAAGCTTCCGCCCAGCTGCGTCTTCGCCAGGCGACATCAGGTCTTGCGGACGGTTTGCGGCGTCTTGCCGCAGGCGACCTTTCGTTCCGGTTGGACGACCCCTTTGCGCCCGACTTCGAACAGTTGCGCCACGATCTCAATCAGGCCGTTCAGCAGCTCGGCCAGACATTGGCTGAAGTCACCGGTGCCGCCCATTCTATTGATGGTGGCAGCAGCGAGATCAGCCAGAGTGCCGACGATCTCTCGAGGCGTACGGAACAGCAGGCGGCGTCGCTCGAGGAGACCGCCGCGGCCCTCGACGAGATTACCGCGAACGTCTCGAACTCGTCGCGGCGCGCCGATGAAGCGCGTTCGGTCGCCGAGCGTGCGAATGGCAGCGCGGTTCATTCCGGCAAGATCGTCGGTAACGCGATCGATGCCATGCAGCGGATCGAACAGTCCTCGCTGCAGATTTCCAATATCATCGGCGTCATCGACGAGATCGCTTTCCAGACCAACCTTCTTGCGCTCAATGCCGGCGTCGAAGCGGCCCGTGCAGGCGAAGCAGGCAAGGGTTTTGCCGTCGTCGCGCAGGAAGTCCGCGAGCTTGCACAACGCTCGGCGCTTGCCGCCAAGGAGATCAAGGATCTCATCCGCAACTCCAGCGACGAGGTGCAGAGCGGCGTCAAGCTGGTGCGCGAAACGGGCGATGCCCTCCATCAGATCGGCGAGTACGTAGCTTCGATCAACCAGCACATGGACGCGATCGCAACCGCTTCCCGGGAGCAGTCGATCGGCCTCGCCGAGGTCAACACGGCAGTCAATCAGATGGACCAAGTGACGCAGCAGAATGCCGCGATGGTCGAGGAGACCAATGCCGCAAGCGCGACCCTGGCCAAGGAAGCCAGCAGGTTGCGGGAGCTGATCTCGCAGTTCAAGGTGCTCGGGGCGGAGCAGTCCAGCGCGCTGCGCAACGTCGCCGCGGTCATGGCCGCGCCATCTCCGGCGCGGGCTCGTCCAGCCGCTTCGCAGATGAAGCGCGTGGCAAACGGCGCTGCTTACCAGGACGGTTGGGACGAGTTCTGA
- a CDS encoding 5-formyltetrahydrofolate cyclo-ligase codes for MTPKELKAEMRSCRLALRDAIPEETRIEMSLAMAEHAGEAVAFEPGTVVSGFLPIRSEADIRPLMARFQARGARLCVPAILDKQTIVFRELVRGAPLVSTGFGTSGPPDDAAVLDPDIMLVPLSAFDNRGHRIGYGAGYYDRAIERLKQKGLHPKLIGIAFDCQEVAHVPDEPHDVSLDAILTESGLRFFAYWIG; via the coding sequence ATGACCCCAAAGGAACTGAAAGCTGAAATGCGCAGCTGCCGGCTTGCGCTGCGCGACGCCATCCCGGAGGAAACCCGGATCGAGATGAGCCTTGCCATGGCCGAGCACGCCGGCGAGGCGGTGGCGTTCGAGCCTGGAACCGTCGTCTCCGGTTTCCTGCCGATCCGCTCGGAAGCCGACATCCGCCCACTGATGGCGCGCTTCCAGGCACGAGGCGCCAGGCTTTGCGTGCCTGCCATCCTCGACAAGCAGACGATCGTCTTTCGCGAACTCGTGCGCGGCGCCCCGCTTGTCAGCACCGGCTTCGGCACCTCGGGACCACCTGACGATGCCGCCGTCCTTGACCCTGACATCATGCTGGTACCGCTCTCTGCATTTGACAATCGCGGCCATCGCATCGGCTACGGCGCCGGCTATTACGACCGCGCCATCGAGCGTTTGAAGCAAAAAGGCCTGCATCCCAAGCTGATCGGCATTGCATTCGACTGCCAGGAAGTGGCACATGTGCCCGATGAGCCCCACGACGTCAGCCTGGACGCCATCCTGACAGAAAGCGGGCTGCGCTTTTTTGCCTATTGGATTGGATAG
- a CDS encoding glycosyltransferase, with protein MSDLSSPYAYVTLVTNNDYAMGAKALITSLRRTETAADLVVLHTDGADQPALAPLTQLGCRLVAVDHLPLSAEFNERHARSSLHAAAPFTKGRKPDFHSPLDNFCKLRLWQLTEYQRCVFIDADAIVLRNIDRLFRYPEFSAAPNVYESLADFHRLNSGVFVAEPSTETFRRMLEHLDQPGLFWKRTDQTFLQDFFQDWHGLPVYFNMLQYVWFTMPRLWDWQSISVLHYQYEKPWETNHPKADKLRPLIDLWHAFYAGDDVPDLSTMANPEEAA; from the coding sequence ATGAGTGACCTCTCGTCGCCCTACGCCTACGTCACGCTCGTCACCAACAACGACTACGCCATGGGCGCCAAGGCACTCATCACATCGCTGCGTCGGACCGAGACCGCCGCCGACCTGGTCGTCCTTCATACTGACGGCGCAGACCAACCAGCCCTTGCACCGCTGACGCAACTCGGCTGCCGGCTTGTGGCTGTCGATCACCTGCCGCTATCCGCCGAGTTCAACGAGCGGCATGCCCGCTCCAGTCTCCACGCTGCCGCCCCCTTCACCAAGGGGCGCAAGCCGGATTTCCATTCGCCGCTCGACAATTTCTGCAAGCTGCGGCTCTGGCAGCTGACCGAATACCAACGATGCGTTTTCATCGATGCAGACGCGATCGTGCTGCGGAATATCGACAGGCTCTTCCGCTATCCGGAGTTCTCCGCTGCCCCCAACGTCTACGAATCGCTGGCGGATTTTCATCGTTTGAACTCGGGCGTCTTCGTCGCTGAACCGTCGACGGAGACGTTTCGACGAATGCTCGAGCATCTGGATCAGCCCGGCCTGTTCTGGAAGCGTACAGATCAAACATTCCTGCAGGATTTTTTCCAGGATTGGCACGGGCTGCCTGTCTACTTCAACATGCTGCAATACGTATGGTTCACCATGCCCCGGCTTTGGGACTGGCAGAGCATTTCCGTCCTGCACTACCAGTACGAGAAGCCGTGGGAGACGAATCATCCGAAGGCCGATAAACTGCGGCCGCTGATCGACCTGTGGCATGCTTTTTATGCCGGCGATGATGTGCCGGATCTATCGACCATGGCAAACCCTGAAGAGGCAGCATGA